GAAAATATCGCAATTCACCCATCCCAGTTCTCCAAAATCGAAAACAAATGCCATACCCTCTGCCTTTACCTCTCTTTGTGCGCCCTGACGGGGATTCTGCCATGCGAACTGATCCCCCTGTACGGTGTCCGCACCTACCCACAATTGCGTAAACCCGTCACGCTCCGTTGGTATTTCTATACGGAGCGGCTCTTTCAGGACCGCATCCACACTCTGCCCACCACTCTTTACGTCAAGGAAAAAAGAACCGTCGGATTGCAGCGGCATCCCGGAGATATGATTGGTATTCACACCACCAAGCACCAACTGGCTGCGTTTCAGCAATTCCATGGCCTCCACCGTGAGATTGCCCGTTACTTCCACGCCGTTCTTTGTGAATGCACCGGCAGGGAACGTGATCTTTACCCCGCCTTTAAGTGTAACAGTTTTCGGCAGGTCGGCTGTGGAAAAGGTGAAGGACTGCACTTGGGGGCCGGCCTTTTCTATGAAATCACGGGTATTGCTGATCTGATCTTCCGGCGGAGGTGCATCATTCTTTTTACAGGCGTAAAAACAAAAAGCCCCGGCTGCCATCACTGCTAATAATTTCTGCGTTTTCATGAGATACTGTTTTAGTTTAAGGATCGTGTGTTTGGAGATATATCAGCAGACCGGAAGTTTTGTTACCTGGTTTCGCAGATTTTTTTTTAACCGGCGATTAACAAATTAAAAATCAGTGGATTTAGGGGATTTATTATGTTGCGGGCATGAAATACTGCTGGGCTAAAAGCCAGTAATAGCCAAATCAACCGAATTGCCGCATAGTACGGCGCAACTGCAAAATCTGAACTGGGTATGAACGAACAACAATCCCCCACCGCAATGAAAGAAAATAACGGGCTTGAAAAAATGTGTGCCTGTTACGACAACATCCTCGTTTCTTTACAGGAATTTGAAGCGTTCAGTGCATCGCAGATCATTTGTAATGTAGTGAATGAGCACATCAAAAGGCTGTCTCTCGTCATCCGCCAGCACAACGAGATAGCCGCGACAGCGGAAAAAAGCATGGAAGCGCTGGCAGACGGGTTGCGGCGTCTGCGCCTGCAGGCACAACAGATCGTGGACGAAAACCATAACCATGTGATCCGCATGACCAGCGATGAGCGTGACCCTGTGTACACAGGGGAAGGATGATCAGCGGCAGGGCAAAAAATACAGCTGCAAAACAGTCCGAAAAAAGCAAAAGTGAAAAGTACGGATACTTTTCACTTTTGCTGATATGCGATAAGGCCGCTGTCCGGCATTATTGTATGATGAAGTCTCCGGGCAGTCTGGCCTGCACTCCGTTAGTCATACGTTTCAGGGTTTTCAATACCTGGTAGAAACGATAGTGCTCTCCCAGCTCCTCTTTTACCATGCTGCTGCGGATCTCGCCACCCAGGGTCTTGAGTATCTTCTCGTATGGATGGACCGGTTTCGGGTAAGCAACAATGTTGGTCTCCGGCAAATTGGCCATGCGGGACGCGCAGGCCACGGCATCTGAAATGCCACCAAGACGGTCTACCAGTCCCAGCCGCTGCGCCTGCAGGCCAGTCCACACCCTGCCTTGCGAAATACTGTCCACTACCGCGGCGCTTAACTTCCGGCCGTCCATTACACGGTCTTTAAAAGTCACATAAATGCTGTCCACCATTCGTTGTATGATCGTCTTTTCCTTATCCGTCAATGGGCGATAAGCCGCGCCGAGATCTGCATATTGTCCGGTTTTCACATTATCGAACGTGATGCCGAGTTTGTTATTGAAGAAGCCCTGCATATTGGGCAGCACCGCAAATACGCCTATGGAACCGGTCAACGTAGTGGGCTCTGCAAAAACGGAATCCGCCATACAGGAGATATAATATCCGCCGGATGCGGCGTAGTTGCCCATAGATACGATCACCGGCTTGCTTTTGCGGGCCAACGTCAGTTCCCGCCAGATGCCTTCCGAAGCCAGGGCACTGCCGCCGGGGGAGTTCACCCGGAGCACGATGGCCCTGATATCCTTATCCTGACGTGCTTCACGGATGATCTTGATATAATCTTCACTCGCGATCATATCGCCGTTAGGGCTGCTGCCGTCAATGATGTCTCCCTGAGCGTAGATCAACGCCAGATTGCCCCTCGTATCCGAAAAACCTTCGGCCTTGTTGTACCGGCTGAGGGACACAAAATTCACCTTTTCATCATTTTTCAGGTTCAGGCTGCGCTTGATCTCATCCATTACCTGATCATCATACTTCAGTCCATCTACCAGTTTATACTGCAATGCATCTTCCGGGAACTGGATGTTCCCCTCATTGGCGTATTGATGCAGCATCGCCGTATCTATTCCTCTTGCCCTGGATACTTTCTGCAGAAAGTTGCCGTACAGCTCATTCAGGAAGGCGGTGGTCTGGATGCGGTTGGCTTCCGTCATCTTCGTTTCCCGCAGCGGTTCGGTAGCGCTTTTGAATTTACCGTTATAGAATATCTGCGGCTGTATGTCCAGTTTCTCCAGTGTGCCTTTGAAGTACATCATCGTCAGGGAGTACCCGGAAAAGTCAATGGAGCCTTTGGGGTTCAGATATATTTTATCTGCTGCTACAGCTATACTGTAAGCGCCTTGCGGCATACCCTCCGCATATGCATACACGAATTTTTTGCTTTCCCTGAACTCCAGAAGGGCTTTGTACAGCTCTTCGCTGGAGGCAT
This genomic stretch from Chitinophaga sp. XS-30 harbors:
- the sppA gene encoding signal peptide peptidase SppA, producing MRSFLKFFFASFVALIVFSIIGFFFMLMMIARMTTADKVVIGTNAVLVVDISQTFNEQRTNDPLLGYFSGAPGQVPGLYDAVRLIKKAGKDDNIKGIYLKTDGNGNGYASSEELYKALLEFRESKKFVYAYAEGMPQGAYSIAVAADKIYLNPKGSIDFSGYSLTMMYFKGTLEKLDIQPQIFYNGKFKSATEPLRETKMTEANRIQTTAFLNELYGNFLQKVSRARGIDTAMLHQYANEGNIQFPEDALQYKLVDGLKYDDQVMDEIKRSLNLKNDEKVNFVSLSRYNKAEGFSDTRGNLALIYAQGDIIDGSSPNGDMIASEDYIKIIREARQDKDIRAIVLRVNSPGGSALASEGIWRELTLARKSKPVIVSMGNYAASGGYYISCMADSVFAEPTTLTGSIGVFAVLPNMQGFFNNKLGITFDNVKTGQYADLGAAYRPLTDKEKTIIQRMVDSIYVTFKDRVMDGRKLSAAVVDSISQGRVWTGLQAQRLGLVDRLGGISDAVACASRMANLPETNIVAYPKPVHPYEKILKTLGGEIRSSMVKEELGEHYRFYQVLKTLKRMTNGVQARLPGDFIIQ